The following proteins come from a genomic window of Stegostoma tigrinum isolate sSteTig4 chromosome 30, sSteTig4.hap1, whole genome shotgun sequence:
- the LOC132206085 gene encoding uncharacterized protein LOC132206085 → PPPSPRPPLLPAPPFSPPPPSPRPPPPFSPPPPLLPRPPPSPRPPPSPRPPPSPRPPPPPSPRPRPPLLPVPAPPPPSPRPPLLPAPPFSPPPPSPRPPPSPRPRPPLLPAPPLLPVPAPPFSSSPPPPSPRPRPPPSPRPRPPPSPRPPSPRPPFSPPPPSPRPPFSPPPPSPRPPLLPAPPPFSPPAPPLLPAPPFSPPPPSPPPPPLLPAPPFSPPPPSPRPPPSPRPPPSPRPPPPSPRPPLLPAPPLLPAPPFSPPPPSPPPPPLLPPAPPSPPRPPFSPPP, encoded by the coding sequence ccccccccttctccccgccccccccttctccccgccccccccttctccccgccccccccttctccccgcccccccccccccttctccccgccccccccccttctcccccgcccccccccttctccccgcccccccccttctccccgcccccccccttctccccgtcccccgccccccccttctcctcgtccccgccccccccttctccccgtccccgcccccccccccccttctccccgccccccccttctccccgccccccccttctccccgccccccccttctccccgcccccccccttctccccgtccccgccccccccttctccccgcccccccccttctccccgtccccgccccccccttctcctcgtccccgccccccccttctccccgtccccgcccccccccttctccccgtccccgcccccccccttctccccgccccccttctccccgcccccccttctccccgccccccccttctccccgcccccccttctccccgccccccccttctccccgccccccccttctccccgcccccccccccttctccccccccgcccccccccttctccccgccccccccttctccccgccccccccttctcccccgccccccccccttctccccgccccccccttctccccgccccccccttctccccgcccccccccttctccccgcccccccccttctccccgccccccccccccttctccccgccccccccttctccccgcccccccccttctccccgccccccccttctccccgccccccccttctccccccccgcccccccttctcccccccgcccccccttctcccccccgcccccccttctccccgccccct